From a region of the Besnoitia besnoiti strain Bb-Ger1 chromosome I, whole genome shotgun sequence genome:
- a CDS encoding hypothetical protein (encoded by transcript BESB_006110), which translates to MAGPASSSAGLARSEAAKERTTQLVNSNATVQFPAGNRRGHDGASKGGKHRATLRLHDEIPARDPAAATIQALVVEMRQVMQQVISRNRYLEEEIRRSRAVLTREQGQKELYARSYHECRAELEKERQRSEFHSREFRALCCQLNETVQGFAADHEEIAKICDPPFCTEGKGLRKLHGLAQLLRVKLARGVHAHLRSDQEGAERTMQAQGRRPSAMAQTVQAPQRIVPGPSSEPVVLQKMAEPNSVPAPTASLEGFSQPAAVSSSGGGALPDSGAVVPAKRVSISLNTQGALSPSRTSSSRSSVSSRRESARHAPPKSAPQFGAYPSAGGESESHPLAGRSHTQQAGLPASTVVSPQAPSGEEVNGDSAGPQNAELNHVEHEGDGDNNSLSDGSFDSDYTSYTNSSASPDSSPRIPRQEAPPPRVTRPKFVPALSTAQAGTGSWMSGDREPKEYPQGV; encoded by the exons ATGGCGGGTCCGGCTTCCAGCAGTGCAGGCCTCGCTCGGAGCGAAGCTGCCAAGGAGAGGACGACCCAGCTCGTCAATTCCAACGCCACCGTTCAATTCCCTGCCGGCAACCGGCGGGGGCATGATGGAGCGTCGAAGGGAGGCAAACATCGGGCTACGCTGCGGCTCCACGACGAAATTCCCGCTCGAGATCCGGCT GCTGCGACAATCCAAGCACTGGTCGTCGAAATGCGCCAAGTGATGCAGCAGGTGATTTCGCGCAATCGCTACCTCGAAGAAGAGATTCGTCGCAGTCGGGCAGTCTTGACGCGGGAGCAGGGGCAGAAGGAGTTGTACGCTCGCAGCTACCATGAATGTCGAGCCGAgctggagaaggagcgccagcgaagcgaaTTCCACAGCCGAGAGTTTCGGGCGCTTTGCTGCCAGCTCAACGAAACTGTTCAGGGTTTCGCCGCGGATCATGAGGAAATCGCGAAGATCTGCGACCCTCCCTTCTGCACCGAGGGAAAAGGCCTCCGGAAGCTCCACGGCCTCgcacagctgctgcgcgtcaaGCTCGCTCGTGGCGTCCACGCGCATCTGAGGTCAGACCAGGAGggagcggagaggacgaTGCAGGCGCAGGGGAGGAGACCGAGTGCAATGGCTCAAACCGTGCAAGCACCCCAACGAATCGTGCCTGGACCATCATCGGAACCCGTGGTTCTTCAGAAGATGGCAGAACCGAATAGCGTGCCCGCGCCGACAGCCTCACTTGAGGGCTTCTCTCAGCCCGCCGCCGTGTCCAGctcaggcggaggcgccctcCCCGACTCCGGGGCTGTCGTGCCTGCAAAACGCGTTTCCATAAGCTTGAACACTCAAGGGGCGCTGTCGCCCAGTCGCACATCTTCGTCTCGGTCGTCAGTTTCCTCCAGACGAGAGTCTGCTCGCCACGCGCCTCCAAAATCTGCGCCCCAGTTTGGCGCTTACCCATCGGCAGGCGGTGAATCAGAGAGTCACCCCCTTGCGGGACGGTCTCATACACAGCAAGCGGGACTTCCCGCCTCAACGGTCGTTTCGCCGCAAGCTccgagcggcgaggaagtCAATGGAGACAGCGCAGGGCCGCAGAACGCCGAGCTGAATCATGTTGAacacgagggcgacggagacaatAACTCTCTGTCGGACGGGTCCTTCGATAGCGACTACACCAG CTACACAAACtcatctgcgtcgcccgactcgtcgccgcggatCCCGCGGCAGGaggctcctcctccgcgcgtgACTCGTCCCAAGTTCGTCCCAGCACTTTCCACGGCTCAGGCGGGCACCGGTTCCTGGATGtcgggcgaccgcgagccGAAAGAATATCCGCAGGGTGTGTAG
- a CDS encoding hypothetical protein (encoded by transcript BESB_006120), with protein sequence MARMKNPFAMCFSRGKKNRRKSAERRAAQEIPEKEGEKEQDDPAIPLRYPLFDPRAVKTRNEDLGDAPLSRPASIPREMATREHIELPVDDEDRFSPRSSPENEETPSLPVEPAQEHEPSPAASLPPEPRGDRSPAVSKPPSRQPTTATPQSPAAEETPAPQPVAPPPSPPRAATPPQEPEEVKTPQPPPPSPLRSAPPREEPGVQLPTPQPRSFPPTEPQESKASTERETSVFAPPVPVEEPQMSPFEKLESARECALSDSVPTAPHTPRGSPADDMARRIQAKLAELEKMQLDEVTYYHKKKRRRRLCRMRPKWRCVEQAIDCYADAHESFTEYCREKMKVHERKDCTICRVFDFSDVPLLQ encoded by the coding sequence ATGGCGCGGATGAAGAATCCCTTCGCTATGTGCTTTTCGCGCGGAAAGAAGAACCGGCGCAAGTCCGCGGAacggagagccgcgcaggagaTTCCGgagaaagagggagaaaaggagCAGGATGACCCTGCCATCCCTCTCCGCTACCCCCTGTTCGATCCGCGGGCGGTGAAGACTAGGAATGAGGATCTGGGtgacgcgccgctctcccgGCCTGCCAGCATTCCTAGGGAGATGGCGACTCGCGAGCATATCGAGCTTCCAGTTGACGACGAAGACAGATTCTCACCGCGCAGTTCGCcggaaaacgaagaaacCCCGTCGTTGCCGGTGGAGCCGGCACAGGAGCACGAACCTTCGCCCGCTGCGTCCCTCCCTCCAGAGCCACGCGGAGATCGTTCGCCGGCAGTGAGTAAGCCTCCCTCTCGGCAGCCGACGACCGCCACTCCCCAATCACCGGCTGCCGaagagacgcccgcgccgcagccggtggcgccgcctccctcccctccgcgggcggctACGCCGCCGCAAGAACCGGAAGAAGtcaagacgccgcagccaccGCCACCGTCGCCCCTCCGTTCAGCCCCTCCCCGCGAAGAGCCAGGGGTCCAGctgccgacgccgcagccgcggtcGTTTCCCCCGACGGAGCCCCAGGAAAGCAAAGCCTCTACTGAGCGCGAGACGTCGGTTTTCGCGCCCCCCGTTCCAGTCGAGGAACCACAAATGTCGCCTTTCGAGAAACTGGAAAGCGCTCGGGAGTGCGCGTTGAGCGACAGCGTTCCTACCGCTCCTCACACCCCAAGGGGGTCGCCAGCGGACGACATGGCGAGGAGGATCCAAGCCAAGCTTGCCGAACTCGAGAAGATGCAGCTCGATGAAGTTACTTATTACCAtaagaagaagagaagacgacgtcTTTGCCGAATGCGCCCCAAGTGGCGTTGCGTCGAGCAAGCGATTGACTGCTACGCAGACGCCCACGAGAGCTTCACCGAGTACTGTCGGGAGAAAATGAAAGTTCACGAGAGAAAAGACTGTACGATTTGCAGAGTCTTTGACTTTTCAGATGTGCCGCTCCTCCAGTAA